A region from the Falco cherrug isolate bFalChe1 chromosome 17, bFalChe1.pri, whole genome shotgun sequence genome encodes:
- the APOA5 gene encoding apolipoprotein A-V isoform X1, whose product MQRSAARAGAASSGLAAEQGSGGGRRRGSRQSDDRSPRHLSGTSVDLHVVFTRSEVQKPIPADAPYRLRSSTSCRLHIKGAAGWLPAGGTREVTGSQRGSTLAWQTMALKAVLLLTLLATLTVSPAKLARSSFWEYLSQLTSDKDSLPEPSQSSKLGRDITNLKESIQDGVSYVGNFLEKLVPLNRGLQPRLYHDSDSLRKLIRKELESLRVKLSPYVDEVHHKVGKHLEDLRYRLQPFTEELLDQVSLKARELRRHLMPSREVTAQLLEGADEVQRFMAHYADKITFHTDQVKDIFQPYADRLVTEIHRNVEELHRNVVPHTQASPEKLNQYIQELSTKLTQNARDLHQKIQGNLEQLKVKLSRYPGSLEELPAAPERYTEELAREVQRRVEEFRKATYLQIQDFTRALDQETEKMRRKLSSRLPSLGDHQEGPPAVEDLHARLDALWRDLADSLSERDGEAP is encoded by the exons ATGCAAAGGTCGGCTGcgagggcaggggcagcctcGTCcgggctggctgcagagcaggggagCGGTGGGGGCAGGCGAAGGGGCAGCCGGCAGTCAGATGACCGGTCCCCACGTCACCTCTCAGGAACGTCCGTGGACCTCCACGTTGTGTTTACACGGAGTGAGGTCCAAAAGCCCATCCCTGCAGATGCGCCTTATCGCCTGCGCTCCTCTACCTCCTGCCGGCTGCATATAAAgggagctgcaggctggctCCCGGCAGGAGGGACGCGGGAGGTGACTGGGAGCcag CGCGGCAGCACGCTGGCCTGGCAGACCATGGCCCTGAAGGCTGTGCTTCTCCTCACCCTCCTGGCCACCTTAACAG tgtCACCGGCCAAGCTGGCAAGGAGCAGCTTCTGGGAGTACCTCAGCCAGCTGACAAGTGACAAGGACAGCCTCCCAGAGCCCAGCCAGAGCAGTAAGCTGGGCAGGGACATCAC AAACCTGAAGGAAAGCATTCAGGATGGGGTCAGCTACGTGGGAAATTTCCTGGAGAAGCTGGTGCCCCTCAACAGAGGCCTCCAGCCCCGGCTCTACCATGACTCAGACAGCCTGCGGAAACTCATcaggaaagagctggagagccTAAGGGTGAAACTGTCACCATATGTGGACGAAGTCCACCACAAGGTCGGCAAGCACCTGGAAGATCTTCGCTACCGGCTGCAGCCGTTCACAGAGGAGCTCCTGGACCAAGTGTCCCTGAAAGCCCGGGAGCTCCGGCGGCACCTTATGCCCAGCCGGGAGGTGACGGCTCAGCTCCTGGAGGGTGCGGATGAAGTCCAGAGGTTCATGGCTCATTATGCCGACAAGATCACATTCCACACAGACCAGGTGAAGGACATTTTCCAGCCCTACGCTGACAGGCTGGTGACTGAGATCCACCGCAATGTGGAGGAGCTGCACAGGAACGTCGTCCCTCACACCCAGGCCAGCCCAGAGAAGCTCAACCAGTACATCCAGGAGCTCTCCACAAAACTGACCCAGAATGCGCGGGACCTCCACCAGAAGATCCAGGGGAACCTGGAGCAGCTCAAGGTGAAGCTGAGCCGCTACCCCGGCAGCCTGGAGGAGCTGCCAGCCGCCCCGGAGCGCTACACGGAGGAGTTGGCCCGGGAGGTACAGCGACGGGTGGAGGAGTTCCGGAAGGCCACGTACCTCCAGATCCAGGACTTCACCCGCGCCCTGGACCAGGAGACGGAGAAGATGAGGCGGAAGCTCTCCTCCCGGCTCCCTTCCCTGGGGGACCACCAGGAAGGCCCGCCCGCCGTGGAGGACCTACATGCCCGCCTCGACGCCCTCTGGAGAGACCTGGCGGACAGCCTGAGCGAGCGGGACGGCGAGGCCCCGTGA
- the APOA5 gene encoding apolipoprotein A-V isoform X2, which yields MGGDQGHRHRGWGAAPRAPGSPRGSTLAWQTMALKAVLLLTLLATLTVSPAKLARSSFWEYLSQLTSDKDSLPEPSQSSKLGRDITNLKESIQDGVSYVGNFLEKLVPLNRGLQPRLYHDSDSLRKLIRKELESLRVKLSPYVDEVHHKVGKHLEDLRYRLQPFTEELLDQVSLKARELRRHLMPSREVTAQLLEGADEVQRFMAHYADKITFHTDQVKDIFQPYADRLVTEIHRNVEELHRNVVPHTQASPEKLNQYIQELSTKLTQNARDLHQKIQGNLEQLKVKLSRYPGSLEELPAAPERYTEELAREVQRRVEEFRKATYLQIQDFTRALDQETEKMRRKLSSRLPSLGDHQEGPPAVEDLHARLDALWRDLADSLSERDGEAP from the exons CGCGGCAGCACGCTGGCCTGGCAGACCATGGCCCTGAAGGCTGTGCTTCTCCTCACCCTCCTGGCCACCTTAACAG tgtCACCGGCCAAGCTGGCAAGGAGCAGCTTCTGGGAGTACCTCAGCCAGCTGACAAGTGACAAGGACAGCCTCCCAGAGCCCAGCCAGAGCAGTAAGCTGGGCAGGGACATCAC AAACCTGAAGGAAAGCATTCAGGATGGGGTCAGCTACGTGGGAAATTTCCTGGAGAAGCTGGTGCCCCTCAACAGAGGCCTCCAGCCCCGGCTCTACCATGACTCAGACAGCCTGCGGAAACTCATcaggaaagagctggagagccTAAGGGTGAAACTGTCACCATATGTGGACGAAGTCCACCACAAGGTCGGCAAGCACCTGGAAGATCTTCGCTACCGGCTGCAGCCGTTCACAGAGGAGCTCCTGGACCAAGTGTCCCTGAAAGCCCGGGAGCTCCGGCGGCACCTTATGCCCAGCCGGGAGGTGACGGCTCAGCTCCTGGAGGGTGCGGATGAAGTCCAGAGGTTCATGGCTCATTATGCCGACAAGATCACATTCCACACAGACCAGGTGAAGGACATTTTCCAGCCCTACGCTGACAGGCTGGTGACTGAGATCCACCGCAATGTGGAGGAGCTGCACAGGAACGTCGTCCCTCACACCCAGGCCAGCCCAGAGAAGCTCAACCAGTACATCCAGGAGCTCTCCACAAAACTGACCCAGAATGCGCGGGACCTCCACCAGAAGATCCAGGGGAACCTGGAGCAGCTCAAGGTGAAGCTGAGCCGCTACCCCGGCAGCCTGGAGGAGCTGCCAGCCGCCCCGGAGCGCTACACGGAGGAGTTGGCCCGGGAGGTACAGCGACGGGTGGAGGAGTTCCGGAAGGCCACGTACCTCCAGATCCAGGACTTCACCCGCGCCCTGGACCAGGAGACGGAGAAGATGAGGCGGAAGCTCTCCTCCCGGCTCCCTTCCCTGGGGGACCACCAGGAAGGCCCGCCCGCCGTGGAGGACCTACATGCCCGCCTCGACGCCCTCTGGAGAGACCTGGCGGACAGCCTGAGCGAGCGGGACGGCGAGGCCCCGTGA